CAAGCCGGCGCTGCGCCGCGCGGCCCGGGCCCACCCGCGCGCGGCGGCCGCGCTGGCCGACACCTGGCAGCGGCTGCCGCTGGCCGACCGCTCCGCCGCCGTGCTGCTGAACGTCTTCGCGCCGCGCAACGGCGCGGAGTTCCACCGGGTGCTCGACCCGGCCGGCGCGCTGCTGGTGGTCACCCCGGCCGTCGACCACCTCGCCGAGCTGGTCGACGCGCTCGACCTGCTCCGGGTGGACCCGGCCAAGGCGGACCGGGTCGCGGGCAGCCTGGGCGCGCACTTCACCGAGGAGTCGGCCATGGTCCACCGGGCCCGGCTGCGGCTCGGCCGCACCGAGGTGGCCACCCTGGTCGGGATGGGTCCCAGCGCCTGGCACGCCGACCCGGCCCGGCTGGCCGAGCGGATCGCCGCGCTGCCTGAGCCGGTGCCGGTGACCCTCGCCGTCCGGCTCGCCGTGCACCGGCCGCGCTGACCCGACGCTCAGGTGGAGAGGTCGACCTCTTCCCAGCCCGGCGGCTCGTCGTGGTACGGCCCGCGCAGCACCACCACCCATTCCAGCGCCCACCGGCGCTGCCCGATCGCGTTCGCGTCGACCAGCCCGGGCAGCGCCAGGCCGGACTGCTCCGACTCCAGGTACGCCCAGTCCAGGCAGTAGTGCAGGTCGAGCAGGGCGGCCGCGTCGGCCGGATGCTGCGGCGCGGCCAGGATCCGGGCGCGCCACTGCGGGAAGGTCTCCCCGGCGGCCAGGTTCGGCATCCGCTCCACCAGCCGCTCGTCCACCGGCACCGTCGGGTCCAGCTCCTTGGTCAACCCGAGCACCCAGGCCAGCGAGAAGAGCGCGTCGTGGTGCAGGACGAACGACCGGTGGTCGCCCCGGCCGCCCATCACGAACTGCCACTCCGGCGGCGTCACCGTCTCGACCAGGTGCGACTCCAGCAGCCAGCTCATCGCGGCCTGCGGGGGCATCCCGAAGCACCGGGCCAGGATCACGTGCAGCACCGCGATCCGGGCCTCGATCTCCGCGGTCGGCCGCAGCTCGATCTCGTCCCCCGGCTCCCAGACCAGCGGGAACTGCGGTGGTGGCAGCGGGAGCCCCAGGCGGGACAGCTCGTCGAGGCTCGCCTCACGGACGGCCCGGGGGTCGGGAGCGGATACGCGCACGGCTCAGGTCCCTGTCTGCTCACATCGGCTCATGGCCGGTCGGTCCCCCCTGGCCTGCGAGAATAGCGGCTCGGCCGGCACCACACCATGACCGGAAAGGATCAGTCGATCCGCTCGATGACCAGCGGCGTCGCGGCCGGGGCGTCCGGCGCGATCCGGACCGCCAGCTCCGCCTCGGCCAGCGCCGCCGGGATCCGCTCCGCGTGCTCCGCGCGCAGCTCGTACAGGGGCTCGCCGACGCGGACCCGGTCGCCGGGGCGCTTGTGCAGCACCACGCCGGCCGGGATGCTCACCGGGTCCTCCTTGCGGGCCCGGCCGGCGCCGAGCCGCCACGCGGCCACCCCGATCGCGTACGCGTCGACCCCGGCGACGTAGCCGTCCTCGGTCGC
This sequence is a window from Micromonospora sp. NBRC 110009. Protein-coding genes within it:
- a CDS encoding putative RNA methyltransferase encodes the protein MDPRILARMRCPVCGEPLAETTAGTARALRCPRRHSFDIARQGYVNLLAGRTPHTGDSAEMVAARSDFLAAGHYDTVAAALAATAAEVVDRVRAVGPPARFAATGAAPGDLRGDEAGRDGAYPLVVDAGAGTGWYLAAVLAARPDAVGLALDVAKPALRRAARAHPRAAAALADTWQRLPLADRSAAVLLNVFAPRNGAEFHRVLDPAGALLVVTPAVDHLAELVDALDLLRVDPAKADRVAGSLGAHFTEESAMVHRARLRLGRTEVATLVGMGPSAWHADPARLAERIAALPEPVPVTLAVRLAVHRPR
- a CDS encoding DUF4272 domain-containing protein, whose protein sequence is MRVSAPDPRAVREASLDELSRLGLPLPPPQFPLVWEPGDEIELRPTAEIEARIAVLHVILARCFGMPPQAAMSWLLESHLVETVTPPEWQFVMGGRGDHRSFVLHHDALFSLAWVLGLTKELDPTVPVDERLVERMPNLAAGETFPQWRARILAAPQHPADAAALLDLHYCLDWAYLESEQSGLALPGLVDANAIGQRRWALEWVVVLRGPYHDEPPGWEEVDLST